One part of the Anopheles coustani chromosome 2, idAnoCousDA_361_x.2, whole genome shotgun sequence genome encodes these proteins:
- the LOC131265991 gene encoding odorant receptor 7a-like encodes MDFSFIRYTSMMFTLTAMQIRELHGTIKQSQLNAVIRTHQETLKCFDYLQKALNLAVLFQFAFCSVIWCLMLLYILMMGFDAKIINVSILLMLLTCGTYAYCQLATELTETSLEVLRALEELSWYEQSLPVQKGILFMIQSAQRPIVLTAAKLIPINIAQFSEIVKKSYSVYVVLKDIF; translated from the exons ATGGATTTCTCCTTTATTCGATACACATCGATGATGTTCACACTTACTGCAATGCAGATCCGAGAGTTACATGGCACAATCAAGCAGTCGCAACTCAACGCCGTTATTAGGACTCACCAAGagactttaaaatgttttgactACTTGCAGAAAGCACTGAACCTCGCTGTATTGTTCCAATTTGCATTCTGCAGTGTTATCTGGTGTCTTATGCTACTCTATATCCTCATGATG GGATTCGATGCGAAAATTATCAACGTTTCAATTTTACTGATGTTGCTAACCTGTGGAACATATGCTTACTGCCAACTAGCAACGGAGCTCACAGAAACT AGTCTCGAAGTTCTGAGAGCATTGGAGGAGCTGTCCTGGTATGAGCAATCACTTCCCGTTCAAAAGGGAATCCTCTTCATGATACAAAGCGCGCAACGCCCAATCGTACTAACGGCAGCCAAACTCATTCCCATCAACATTGCCCAGTTTAGCGAGATTGTAAAGAAGTCGTACTCGGTATACGTTGTGCTGAAGGATATTTTCTAA